From the genome of Henningerozyma blattae CBS 6284 chromosome 8, complete genome:
TATGATGATACTGCACAGTTTGAATAACAAATACTGCATAATTACAATAATGGCAACATTCAAAAAGTAAACTATACACtttaaaaagatttaatactctataataattatataataatgcatacttcatttaatattataaaataattcagaatataataaacaGTCTAAGTATGTAActgttttctttttttatttggaaaGGATTATCGTCTTAAAGCTGTAACTTATGTACAAGATAGATGTGCAACTAAATACGaaatataaagattatTTACCAGAtatactttaaataatatactatTTTAGATATTAATACCTAACATTTACAGATTAGGGTATCCGTTATATCTCGCCAGCAGCAGATGCTTGTTGGATTCTATCTAGATATGCTTTGGATATAGAATTCCAACTTtgcatatattttttcagaCACTGATCTACACACAGTTCATTTTTATCTGTATAAGGTTTATTCATGCATAATTCAAAACAATTTTCAGTTGCCTTATTAACCAATTCTGTAGCATTTACTATGGCTAATTCTTCTGAAATTTGAGCTTTTAATTGGTCTGAAATTGGATTGCTTGAAATAGTGTTAGATTGTGTAGAAGTTCCCTCAGACTTGGATCCAAACCATGATGATATCCCcatattgataatttctCTTGTATTTCTAGCCAAATACTAAAAATCGAGGAGCTTTTCCGtaagtattatttattgttaaacgagatttagatattttttttaccttaACTTAAACATCTCCGAGTTTGAGTTTAATGTCGAAAATTTACTTGGCCTTAGCATTTTCCTGTAATGCAAATAACGTGTTCTTccaagaaaataatgatagtTGATTTTTGGATGAggactatttttttttatagatCAAATcgaattaataaataaattactaaataaaaagtaagCTTCTCGATTTTTTCCAGGTTAAGAATACTAATCGTCAGCCCAATTGTTACCTACTGAACTGTCTTTGAACCTCAATGaggaaatttattaattcgTCTTCTTAATTCTGAGATATTTATTACTcgtaaaaaattatcaagtgaaaaaaaagctaAATTACACAATAATGCTagtttttgtaaatttccCTGGCGTATATGAAGCCATCATAAACTATAGTGTAACCAAAATAAAAGCAATTCTTCAGCATTCGTACATGTTATCTTAAAATTGACAGTATATGATGACTTTATGTCCACTTGCCGTAATACTTGATTGGAACTTTGgcatttttcaaatctgtCCAATTATTGCTGCTTTTTCATAGCTTCATTAAACACTATCTTATTAATGTTGACTTACTGTTGTCAACAAAGAAAGATATTAGGTAAAAGGGAAAATATTGAGCAATAATGACAGCAATAAGAGAGTATGCCggaattatcaatattaaacATAAAATGAAGTCTACTtggattcaagagagttagacattgttatacagtgtataagatgtaaagacgattattttatttagacatgtatagtaaataatataattaaaatgaatatatttcttaaatagtgtttttcgatataaacagaaaaacacattttaaacaataagtcacgtgataataagtattttaccacttaatagaaagtgatataatcatattccagcaaaTTCATCTCctatagatatatatagttGTTATCTTGATATTTCGAGCATTAGATATAATAACGTTTTTAAAAACACATTCCCCTTCAAGCATTTGTTGTAATCGTCTAGGGACgatactaataatactataaGGGCTTAGGGTTTACACAAACCTGAACTATTCTTGAGTTATTGGACTTTTACACTAAATGCTAGAGTACCACTTGTacttaaaaaataacttgttcttcttataactataaaattaatatgaaCGAGCTATAAACCTATGAATTCTTGATGGATAAGTAGCCCTATTGATACGTTTTCAAATAGCCCTATTTATCCTGaatattagtttattaACCTGTCAAGCAATTGCACAATTGCATGATATTATGACTCATAGTCATATAATTGCATGAACGCACGACTGTACGATTGTATGACTCGTAGTTATCGGATTACGTGATCGTTTGCTTAAAGCCTAAACTTGAgaacattattttttattgtttagcATATGTCTAcaacaaaattaattgttgTAAAACCGTCTAAGCGCCGTCGCCTTTCACGTAATACTTACAAGAAATCAGTACAAGAGAAGCTTCGAGAGAGGACAGATCAGCTGACCACAGCTGAGAAACAACTATTCAGCAGGCGTGGAACATCAACTGTAACCACTGAATCTGCACCCACTTCTGGTTCATCTCGGACACCTATTAGTAAGAATGACACCCTGGTTTCAATGAGTGTACCGCATCTGGTAACTATGCACTCAGAACTGTCCAGCTCTAAAGAAGTATATAAGGAGCATGTATAGATcaatatactattatataCTATATAGAGAAGGACTAAGGGGAGATACAATAATCTTGTGTAATACAACCTGTAACTACTGATCTCGGTACCCGAACTCTGAAACACTACTCTTATCCTGTCTGTCTCGTATtgtaatatcaatattgaAAGCGCAAGTGGTTTAGTGGTAAAATCCAACGTTGCCATCGTTGGGCCCCCGGTTCGATTCCGGGCTTGCGCAGCTTAACTTTTTGTatgtaacaattttaagctTTGCTATTCCCAgtagtatatctttttggctgctaatttaataccaactgtttattaaactatacaactatatacCTAAGCCtatgtaagttaaatattattattattacgttccgatttgttcactatacacttccattttttgtatttcgtcctttttgttttctggtTCTTACCTCTTTGttctattaaaattttaaatgtcACGTgattgattttattttaatttatatttcaattagTCTTTTCCGGGTATTATAACCCTGTGTTGTACATTTAACCATAACATATGTCATATGTATCTTTTATTGATTTCATCTgagtttttttaatatttgtacATTAGAATTCGTCTATATTGTGAAACCACCgtcaattaattgaataacCTGATAGATTTAAAAACTGAAATCGAAAtcagaaaaataaagataaacaCAATACAACCAACTgcctttattattttatctcgttaaatttaaatgatacaTTCCGTCTTAATATGTATGTACCCTATAAGTTTTTGCTAATCGAAttcttattcttttaaactAACTGTTATCGTTATTAACGTTACTCTAAATCGATGTAGTCAACAAGAAATGCCAGCCaagattaataaaattttatactCCAGTtgatataaaaaaacaacaattacTGCTTAAGCAAGTATATGATCTGATCTCTCAAAGAAATAGTGATTTTCaatcttcatttttagTTACTCCACCTCTTTTGATGACTGAACAAAACGGATTAGaccaaaatattcaaataatttacaaaaattatgCTACTTTATATTTCACATTCATAGTAGATGATCAGGAATCTGAATTAGCTATTTTGGACTTGATTCAAACTTTTGTGGAAGCTTTGGATCGTTGTTTTACTGAGGTTAGTGAGttagatttaattttcaattggcAAACTTTGGAAAGTGTCTTGgaagaaattattcaagGTGGGATGGTTATTGAAACAAATGTATCAAAAATCGTTAATGCTGTCGACGAGTTAAATAAAGCTACCGATACTAATGAGACAGGCACTTTTAGCAGTTCAAGTTTAGCTAATGCAATTCAAGCTTTTACTCAAGGTGGGTTCGCTTCTTGGGCATCTGGACAATAAtgcaaaaaaagaaagactaagtataattatttttataaatgttaaatgtattattatatgaTACCAACATGAAATGTCATGAACTATTTCATGGTGAAAATGAagttttatattaattagtTATAGACTGGTGAGTTATATGCATCTTCATGCCTTTTCCTTGACTTTTTggaaattataatttaaattttaaataaattattaactcattattaaaataattactaA
Proteins encoded in this window:
- the APS3 gene encoding Aps3p (similar to Saccharomyces cerevisiae APS3 (YJL024C); ancestral locus Anc_5.187), whose protein sequence is MIHSVLIFNKKCQPRLIKFYTPVDIKKQQLLLKQVYDLISQRNSDFQSSFLVTPPLLMTEQNGLDQNIQIIYKNYATLYFTFIVDDQESELAILDLIQTFVEALDRCFTEVSELDLIFNWQTLESVLEEIIQGGMVIETNVSKIVNAVDELNKATDTNETGTFSSSSLANAIQAFTQGGFASWASGQ
- the TIM13 gene encoding protein translocase subunit TIM13 (similar to Saccharomyces cerevisiae TIM13 (YGR181W); ancestral locus Anc_5.188), which gives rise to MGISSWFGSKSEGTSTQSNTISSNPISDQLKAQISEELAIVNATELVNKATENCFELCMNKPYTDKNELCVDQCLKKYMQSWNSISKAYLDRIQQASAAGEI